In Gossypium hirsutum isolate 1008001.06 chromosome D06, Gossypium_hirsutum_v2.1, whole genome shotgun sequence, one genomic interval encodes:
- the LOC107956328 gene encoding metacaspase-9, which translates to MATECKKRAVLVGCNYPNTINKLSGCVNDAKAMREMIVSRFGFDSENVELLTDEPESTCKPTRANIMAALKKMVVAAKEGDVLLFHFSGHGLVHRIDPHQPPNEGEAIVPCDLNPIFDVDLGQLIQLLPSGSSFTIVSDSCHSGGLIDKSKEQIGPHSTLRGIAPPVDYKTRGISLATLFQCLQTAANVIIATQDLFPTRALGNAINTGTDNMTGIGSLLTTIFGNNVSLKFLPHYERDILNLRSLTEDEGILLSGCQANELSIDMPASEKTGGKAFGAFTYSVLKVIKESELGALTNRQLVVKARNEIIKLGIGQQHPCLYCSDENADAAFLGHQPNTTTGA; encoded by the exons ATGGCCACCGAATGTAAGAAGAGAGCCGTTCTGGTCGGATGCAACTACCCCAACACCATCAACAAGTTGAGCGGATGCGTAAACGATGCGAAAGCCATGAGAGAAATGATCGTGAGCAGGTTTGGCTTTGATTCCGAAAATGTTGAGCTCCTAACTGATGAACCAGAGTCCACGTGTAAGCCTACACGTGCAAACATTATGGCTGCACTCAAGAAGATGGTGGTCGCGGCTAAAGAAGGAGATGTCCTGCTTTTCCACTTTAGTGGACATGGACTTGTGCACCGCATTGACCCCCACCAGCCTCCCAACGAGGGTGAAGCAATTGTGCCTTGTGATCTCAATCCCATTTTTG ACGTGGACTTGGGGCAATTGATTCAGCTACTACCAAGTGGATCAAGCTTCACAATCGTTTCGGATTCCTGCCACAGTGGTGGTCTGATTGATAAAAGTAAAGAACAAATTGGACCCCATAGTACTCTAAGGGGTATAGCACCACCTGTTGATTACAAGACTAGGGGCATTTCCTTAGCAACCTTATTCCAGTGCCTACAAACAGCGGCCAACGTCATAATCGCGACACAAGACTTATTTCCCACAAGAGCACTTGGGAATGCCATCAACACTGGAACAGATAATATGACGGGTATTGGCTCTCTTTTGACCACAATCTTTGGGAACAATGTGAGTCTCAAATTCCTACCCCATTATGAGCGTGATATTTTGAATTTGAGGTCACTGACGGAGGATGAGGGAATTCTGTTAAGTGGGTGCCAAGCCAATGAGCTTTCAATTGATATGCCAGCGAGTGAGAAAACCGGAGGAAAGGCGTTTGGGGCCTTTACCTATTCAGTTCTGAAGGTCATCAAGGAGAGCGAATTAGGTGCATTAACCAATAGACAGCTTGTGGTGAAGGCTAGGAATGAAATAATAAAGCTAGGAATTGGGCAGCAGCACCCTTGCCTTTATTGCAGTGATGAGAATGCTGATGCAGCTTTTCTTGGCCACCAACCCAACACCACTACGGGTGCATAA